TAAACATGCTTGAAGATTATGCAATCAGTTTAGAAGAAGTCAATTTCAATGATTTTGTTGTCGTAGATGTGCGCGAGCTGGATGAATATGAAGAATTGCATTTGCCTAACGCTACGCTCATTAGCGTTAATGACCAAGAAAAGCTCGCTGATTTTTTATCCCAGCACAAAGATAAAAAAGTGTTGCTCCATTGCAGGGCTGGCCGCAGGGCTTTAGATGCGGCTAAAAGCATGCATGAATTAGGCTATACGCCCTATTATTTAGAAGGCAATGTCTATGATTTTGAAAAATACGGCTTTAGAATGGTCTATGATGACACTTGCGGTAAGAAAAACTAGGCATGAGGGAGATTGTATGGGTGCATTCTCAAAGAATCGCCCCTTATAAGACTCTCATTTTAAATGAATTCTGCTACTATCCCTTAGAATTAGATCCAA
The window above is part of the Helicobacter pylori genome. Proteins encoded here:
- a CDS encoding rhodanese-like domain-containing protein, which codes for MLEDYAISLEEVNFNDFVVVDVRELDEYEELHLPNATLISVNDQEKLADFLSQHKDKKVLLHCRAGRRALDAAKSMHELGYTPYYLEGNVYDFEKYGFRMVYDDTCGKKN